Part of the Amphiura filiformis chromosome 9, Afil_fr2py, whole genome shotgun sequence genome is shown below.
TTAgacataaaatttaaataaaataatcaaataacaAGTATTCTGgatattttaacttatttctGAACAATCGGTATAATAgacaattcttttgtttttcaaatattataaaaGTTACATTTAGTGgacatattttgtttttctgaccgTAATTAACTCAGCGTGGATAAAGCCGTAAACAAAGTTTGTCAATGAAAATGAAACTCCGGACGTCCAAAGGTGACATCATATTAGTCTATGGATGATGGACTTTGAGGAAGCAGGCTCGGTGAACTTTCACTTACTTCAGCATTGCCCACGCACTGTTGAATGGCGTCATAAACAGTTATACAAGTTCAATGACGTAAGGCCATGCATGAAAGTATATATATGAGGGAAGTTTGAATTAACTTTCAATAGAGGAAAATCCTCGGATACTTTGAGACAAAAAGGGTCTTATTTCACTATAACGTATGTGTACACGAATAACTGTTTTCTTTTTACAATAGCACACATTGACTCAACTTTAACCATGGATGTTGAATCCACATCGCACAATGATTCTTTCTTCAGCATTCCTATGGTACTCATTTGCACAACAATTATTATACTGACTCTTTTTTGGATAAGAAGACGCTCTCAGTCACCATCGGCAAACATTCCCCCAGGACCCAAACCATGGCCCATACTTGGTTTTCTACCAGATGCGATACGGATGAGACGTCAAGATGGGTTTGCCTTACATCAGATGCACAATTGGCTTGGAAAGAACTTTGGACCAGTTAGCACTACGTATATATTTGGCATACGCGTCGTTGTTGTCAACGGGTACAAGGCAGTTAATGAGCTGCTGAATCGACATGACTTAAATGCGAGGTCTTCTCATGGTACAATGGAAACACAGAATGGGGTACCACCAATTCACCAAACAGGTAAGAGGGGAGGTAGCGTTACGGTAGCAGTGCCACAATCAAAGGGGGAAGGGGGTTCTTTCCCTCTGTTAGGAGGCTCGACCTATTTAAGTTCCTTGACTTCCTTGACGAGATAGTAGGTTTACACAGGTATATATGTCAAACGGGTTGATATTGCCCCACATGATGTTTTCTTTCTTGCCGCCATCGATTGCGAAAAGTTCGTTAGCTGAACTTAGCTCCGGGTAGTAAAATCCGTTTAGCTTATAAAATGTTCATAATCGGTTTATCCAGTTTCACTCAAAACAAGATGTTGTcaccttaaacatattttaaagTCTTACAGTGATCGACACGACTGACTCTCAAtaataaaaagtcaaattttcgtTGTAGGGCCtactttaataatattattgctattcattgttgttgttttttgttgcagGAATATTACGTTCTTCGGGGGATTTATGGAAGGAATTGAGAAAATTTTCTTTAACAACTCTCCGCGGTTTTGGTGTCGGCAAACGAAGCTTCGAGGAACACATTGCGGAAGAGTCTAAATATCTGTTAGAAGAATTGGCTTCGACAAACGGGTCTCCATATGATCCTACCGTCCTGCTTTGCAACGGAGTTTCGAATGTCATCTGTTCAGTTGTTTTTGGTAAAAGACACGACTATAGTGAACAAAAATACCAGTATTTTGTTCACATGATAGATGAGAAGATCGCTAATCCTGAATCTTTACTAGCCATCACCGCGTTCCCAATCCTAGGGAAATTTCCATTTGGACCAACTAAGAAAGCATTGAAACAGATTTCTCTTTTGCGTGATTACTACAAAGAAATGGTCGATGAGCATGTTAAGACGTTTGATCCGGATAATCCCAGAGACTTTATTGATGTCTACTTGAACGAAATTAGTCTGAGAGGGCAAGATACTTTACAGGATAAGTTATTCGCTGATAACATACTGGCAGTACTTGATGATTTCTTTCTCGCTGGTACAGAAACAACGTCAACAACATTACGATGGGCTTTGCTTTACATGATGAACTACCCTAAAATCCAAACCAAAATTCAGCAAGAAATCGATACCGTTGTTGGCAGAGATCGTCTTCCGAAGCTGTCCGACAAAGTTGACCTTCCTTACGTAGAAGCTGTTTTGCATGAGATTCAAAGACATGCTAGTATAATCCACACAACTGGTCCAAGATATGTGCCTGAGGATACCACTTTCGAAGGTTACGATATCCCTAAAGGAACTTTTCTTATTCCAAATCTGTACAGTACTACTCGCGATCCGTCTATTTGGCAGGATCCTGATGACTTCTATCCGGAGAGATTCCTGGATGATAATGGATGTGTCAATAAGCCTAAGCAACTCATGGTTTTCGGGTCAGGTAAGAGTGATTGAAATAATTCAACAAAGCTGTAAAAACGAGGGTAATACTCACCAACATTTTACCAGCGTGCAGTGACGATAacgtataatgggctattccatctaaaatccatactccccctgtggaagatttagctacagtcttccacagagggagtataaatttggaatagaatagacaatcgggtaacttccatttgaaatactcactccagttgtggaagatataggtaaagccataatacagagggagtatgtgtttcaaaatttttcactctgaccaattatatttgaaaaacatactccccttgtggaaaatatttccaaaatcttccacaggggtagtgtggatttcaactggaatagcccaatagatctGTCAAATAGCCTATActgtaatctactgaagatagcttgtagACTTTGATATCCCTGCTATCCTCTGAACAAAGCTTTAGGGCACACTAGATCTTGCAAACGCtgctcatctactgatgatatctcATATCAACCCCTGGGGCCCTTCAAATATAGTTGCAAGGTGGGGGATCAGGCGCGTGATTATCATTTATTGATGATAACATCATCTGATTTAGGGGCTATAGGCCTACTAGCTCTGGCACATTATGCTTAACTGACGATAGCTCATACGAGATGTAACAAAATggtgctctctactgaagatagctcacactaTACTAAATCTGGCAAATATTATTGAAGATAGCTGGAACTATAAGTATCTATCATGATTTTCGGGTCAGGTATGAGTGATGATTTTAACGCGGTGTACGGTACTTTAAAAAACCCGTAAGTTTCAAAAAAGAATATTTTAATTAGAAGGGTAAAAAATCCAAAGATATACCGTACAGTACTGATGCCATATTTAATTGGGCATAGTAGGGATTCAAAATGAAAATTGAGGTAAaagaaaaactgtttttgaaataaTATAGATTTAATAACTTCTACATTTTCttcttattttcattttcttaGGACGACGTGTATGCCTTGGAGAGCAGCTTGCCAGAATGGAGCTCTACATTATATTTACGCATCTTTTACATCGATTTACTTTTAAGAAACCTGACGAGTCAACTATCCTCGATTTGAAACCTAAAGTTACAACAGTCATGGCTCCAAAGTCGTATGAACTATGCGCCGTTGAAAGAGACTGAGTTTGATTAACGAACCAATGTAATATATTTAAAATGACTTAAACTAGTTTATTACATATTTGTGCCGAATTCATAATAATTCAGAGTTGTTCTAGTCttaatttattaatgtaataatgGGCATCGTTTAGAAATCTCGCTATCTGCGGCGTCAATAAGCAAAATACTATTATGTAAACGCCATGAGGATACCGGCGCCTCTTAAGTTTTGACAATTATTACTATTATAGATAAATATATAGatatgaaaggaaagaaagaaatgaacatAGCGAAAAAGATCAAGTTAAATAGAACTACTAGAGAGAAACAAAGGGATAAAAAATGAATATGGCAATCTTGGAGATTTTTCATCTCAACCACAATAAATTATTGAAGGgtccatatatgatttttttttaaatgcccttttaaaaagggcatttcgtgatccacagcatcatcccccacttttctccaaaaaaacaaaaaaagttgagatttttatatatatcactggaaacctttggctacataatgtttatgtacaacatatttcttgcagattaattcgtttaccaaagatatcgtgaaatttgaatttcgttctggtataccagaacgaaatattacaacacattgtctatggagcagtgcaatacacataatcgtgcataactcgcaaacgcaaaatcggaatcaacgggaataagcttttttcgtggatatctactgaaaagtgtcataaaaagaggatgctaggatcacgaaatactcctttaaagcaaCTACAAGTATTTTGTGAGAATATCCAGAGATAGGAAAGTCAACATCGCGATAATTGATTATATCAAAGAACGAAGGACATTAAGAAGCTTTAGGACAAGCTCTTATATTATGGATAGTAGTATTAGGGACTGTAGCGACGTTAATCTGCCAGGACGTTAATCTGCCACGACGTTATTCTACCACGACGTTATTCTCCCAAGACGTTAATCTCCCAAGACGTTAATCTCCCACGACGTTAATCTCCCACGACGTTAATCTCCCACGACGTTATTCTGCCACGACGTGATTCTCCATCGACGTGATTCTCCCACGACGTGATTCTCCCAAGACGTTATTCTCCCAAGACGTGAATCTCCCACGACGTGATTCTCCCAAGACGTGAATCTCCCACGACGTGATTCTCCCAAGACGTTATTCTCTCACGACGTTAATCTCTCACGACGCTATTTGCGCCGTCGTTCGAAATTATAAACCATGGCAGCGAAGGTTACCCTTCACTTTTTGTATAAAGGACAAAAATGTCTCGAAACGATGAAGTCGTCTATGCGTACATCGAGTTTTATCTTTTGGAAGAAAGACGCGAAACCGATCAGAAAACACGACGATTATAAAATTTTACTCGATTGGCGGTTGGAAAGAGAAGACATAATATCGGGATCCATTGAGTTTCCCTCCATTCTGATCCTAGCGTCAAAAGAGCTAACATGAAGGGAATACGCGCTGCAACTAAACGCGTTTGTGTGAAATGCAGTAAAACGTTTGGGAGCAAGTTTAACATGGAACGACACGAGAAATCTATGCACTGCGAAGAAGATAGGCCTACggtggaaaaagagaaagagtCCTTCAACAGGGTTGAAAAGAGTAGGCACTATAAAACTTTCTCTCGTGAAAATAGGGTGGGTAGCGAGACAGAATCCTGCGTCTTCAAGAATAGCGAGCCTGATAGCAATAACAACGAGGAACAAAGGACTGAAATGATCAAGGAATCGGACCGTTATACGGAAAAGAATGGGGAAAGAAGACAAGAATTGGGAAAAGACATTCGGACGTGGAAGAAACGAGAAAAAGAACCCAAACCGATGGAAAAAAAACCGATGGAACCTAGACTACCCGGTCAACATTTTCGAGCAATCAAACAATGTATATAGGGTACTGGAGGGCAAGAGCTCTGACTGGTGCATATACCCCCCCCCGCTGCCACTCCCACTCAGCGACTTTAATTAATGATCCAACTCGCATGATCCTCCATCATCATATGTGCAGGATCCAACTACACATGActtgggcggttaatggaatgaattgTCTCTTTGTAACTATTGTTTAATTTGTAAGGGAATGTGTTGCCCCAGGGGTATACACATGTGTGACCAGAAAAACATGAATCAAGGGTCCTTTTCAGAGAATGAATGCAAATAATGTGAATCCTGTTTAGGGGTCAAAAACACCTTGTTTTCAAGAAAAAGGTTGTTATATTAAACTTTGAGTTGGTGCATTTAGGAGTCATTTTAATGATCGGGACTGCTATTTCACAAAGCGTGTTTCCCTGGTGTTTCCTTGGCTTGATTTCTTTCGGGGATGtaataaatgaatttcaaaactaAACTGAAGTTTGTTACTTTGTTTATTGTACCTAAGGGTTTTTTTTAAGTTTGTGTTTGCTGATTTGCATAAGAAACATCAGCCAAacataaatattagaaaattctaaacaaaaacatgtaaagtgGTTCCTAAATCAGGTACAATCATGTTGAGGGGGTAAAATTAGTTGCAAAACTGCGCTAAATTCCTATTTAGGGGTTGTTTTTGGCTCAGaaagggcaaatcctgtttagggtatgtttggaaaatctctggtcatgcatgtgtacactgtAAAACTTGAGTGCCCCCTGCATGGATGTGCGGTTGTTtagcatttgtgatgcgatcatgctAAATGAGTCTTTGTGTCGATTAAAATCAAAACTTGGTTTTCAATTTTATTGCATGAGCCATTTTCAGGgcttcattttgctgaaaaccccatcatgaTTAGACTTACAGTTCTCGAGCTATGGACATAaaagtgttgctcagaacaataaaatacaaaggaaaatGTATTCTTGGCTCAAAATCATTATTCACGACaaccaactcattttgcttgatcgcatcacatttgagaTTAACATTTCATTTAAAGCCATGCAAgatttgtaatgtttgcacatgTCCCAACTCACACCTAAATACATGGAATCAGCAAACTGAGCAATTTATTATTTTGACATTGTTATAATTCGcaccggggggcactcccactttggaggtgacgcgtacatgtagggctgttaagacccccttttcagcgtcgctgtcacccaaagaccccatattttttacgaataCATGCTCTGTCACTCgaaaaccccttatttttccatttgatatgtcacccaaagacccttatctttcaatttgaacagcaactttcatttatcactgattttgttacgtatttggaaaaaacaaagaaatttgaagccatttagaaccagcaattcgatgttcgaggtttctgtggcgctgtttcggctctcacccaaaggttccgtttaaaaaaggtcatgttctcacccactGACCCCATAttctttacatttttctctcaccgacagtgttggaattaagcattttttatgCCGATGAGATAAAAGTACATTGCATTGATTTCAATCCAACACAAACTTGGATAATGGCAGGTTTTACATGCCTCAATGCATGTGTTTAATAACCATtgagtgcaacttttaaattcagggttTTGTCCCAGTGGCGCAACTTTGGGTCAGATGCCCGGGGGcaaaagtagatcgggtgcccctgaccaatgGTGTGCATGGttcagagctaatcaattttggtattgaaagtcatagacctaccgaataacttacaaatagtgtttcaga
Proteins encoded:
- the LOC140160317 gene encoding cytochrome P450 2F3-like; this translates as MDVESTSHNDSFFSIPMVLICTTIIILTLFWIRRRSQSPSANIPPGPKPWPILGFLPDAIRMRRQDGFALHQMHNWLGKNFGPVSTTYIFGIRVVVVNGYKAVNELLNRHDLNARSSHGTMETQNGVPPIHQTGILRSSGDLWKELRKFSLTTLRGFGVGKRSFEEHIAEESKYLLEELASTNGSPYDPTVLLCNGVSNVICSVVFGKRHDYSEQKYQYFVHMIDEKIANPESLLAITAFPILGKFPFGPTKKALKQISLLRDYYKEMVDEHVKTFDPDNPRDFIDVYLNEISLRGQDTLQDKLFADNILAVLDDFFLAGTETTSTTLRWALLYMMNYPKIQTKIQQEIDTVVGRDRLPKLSDKVDLPYVEAVLHEIQRHASIIHTTGPRYVPEDTTFEGYDIPKGTFLIPNLYSTTRDPSIWQDPDDFYPERFLDDNGCVNKPKQLMVFGSGRRVCLGEQLARMELYIIFTHLLHRFTFKKPDESTILDLKPKVTTVMAPKSYELCAVERD